One Helianthus annuus cultivar XRQ/B chromosome 12, HanXRQr2.0-SUNRISE, whole genome shotgun sequence genomic region harbors:
- the LOC110906168 gene encoding auxin-responsive protein IAA1 isoform X2 produces the protein MSSKTSEFTTYDLNLIETELTLGLPGESRGRKLAKKRRSIESFDDIRSDATKCPLDEKQAIGWPPVTLHLKNSNFKFVKVAVDGAPYMRKVDLELYGDYQQLQCALVEIFSYFTLENALSENNLLDVVNGRMYVSMYEDKFGDWMLVGDVPWKMFVETCKRIRLMRRSEAINAAPRTSSRGSNLSIF, from the exons ATGTCATCGAAGACGTCGGAGTTTACCACTTACGACCTCAATCTCATTGAAACTGAGCTCACATTAGGTTTACCAGGTGAATCACGAGGCCGAAAGTTGGCAAAAAAACGACGATCGATTGAAAGTTTCGATGATATTCGTTCCGACGCTACGAAATGTCCTTTGGATGA GAAACAAGCGATTGGATGGCCGCCAGTGACGTTGCACCTGAAGAACAGTAACTTTAAGTTTGTAAAGGTGGCGGTTGACGGAGCACCATATATGAGAAAAGTAGATCTGGAATTGTATGGAGACTATCAGCAGCTTCAATGTGCTCTGGTGGAGATATTTTCTTATTTCACACTTG AAAATGCATTAAGTGAGAACAACTTGTTAGATGTTGTGAATGGAAGAATGTATGTATCAATGTATGAGGATAAATTTGGGGACTGGATGCTTGTTGGTGATGTTCCTTGGAA GATGTTCGTCGAGACTTGTAAGCGAATAAGGTTGATGAGACGATCGGAAGCGATTAATGCAGCTCCAAGAACAAGTTCAAGAGGCTCAAATCTCTCCATTTTTTga
- the LOC110906168 gene encoding auxin-responsive protein IAA1 isoform X1, translated as MSSKTSEFTTYDLNLIETELTLGLPGESRGRKLAKKRRSIESFDDIRSDATKCPLDEKQAIGWPPVTLHLKNSNFKFVKVAVDGAPYMRKVDLELYGDYQQLQCALVEIFSYFTLVIVFIENALSENNLLDVVNGRMYVSMYEDKFGDWMLVGDVPWKMFVETCKRIRLMRRSEAINAAPRTSSRGSNLSIF; from the exons ATGTCATCGAAGACGTCGGAGTTTACCACTTACGACCTCAATCTCATTGAAACTGAGCTCACATTAGGTTTACCAGGTGAATCACGAGGCCGAAAGTTGGCAAAAAAACGACGATCGATTGAAAGTTTCGATGATATTCGTTCCGACGCTACGAAATGTCCTTTGGATGA GAAACAAGCGATTGGATGGCCGCCAGTGACGTTGCACCTGAAGAACAGTAACTTTAAGTTTGTAAAGGTGGCGGTTGACGGAGCACCATATATGAGAAAAGTAGATCTGGAATTGTATGGAGACTATCAGCAGCTTCAATGTGCTCTGGTGGAGATATTTTCTTATTTCACACTTG TGATTGTTTTTATAGAAAATGCATTAAGTGAGAACAACTTGTTAGATGTTGTGAATGGAAGAATGTATGTATCAATGTATGAGGATAAATTTGGGGACTGGATGCTTGTTGGTGATGTTCCTTGGAA GATGTTCGTCGAGACTTGTAAGCGAATAAGGTTGATGAGACGATCGGAAGCGATTAATGCAGCTCCAAGAACAAGTTCAAGAGGCTCAAATCTCTCCATTTTTTga